The sequence below is a genomic window from Ciceribacter thiooxidans.
GCGCCGGGGACGCTCCTGAAGCCCGGCGTCACCAATCCCGAACTCGCAAACGTCGTCGCCGCCATCAAGCTGCGGGCCTCCGAGGCACTGAAGACCGAGCATGCCGCGACTCTTGCCGCCTATACGGGGACGCCGGAATACACGCCTGAACTCGTGGCGCTGGTGGAAGGCTTCCAGAAGGAAAGCGGCCTGCATCCCGATGGCATCGTCGGCAAGGCGACCATCCGCACGCTGATGGGTGACAGCAATGCCGCCAAGATCGAGAAGCTCGTAGTGGCGATGGAGGAGCTGCGGTGGCTCCCCGCCGATCTCGGCTCGCGATACGTCTTCATCAACCAGCCCGCCTTCATGGCCTACTTCGTGACCGAGGGGCATCCTGAACTGTCGATGCGGGTCGTGGTCGGCTCCAAGGCGAACCAGACCTACTTTTTCAACGACCAGATCGAGACCGTGGAATTCAATCCGTACTGGGGCGTGCCGAAGTCCATCATCATCAACGAGATGTTGCCGAAGCTTCGCCGGGACCCGAGTTACCTCGACCGCCTGGGTTATGAGGTGAGCTACGGCGGTCGCAAGGTTTCGTCGAGTGCCGTAGACTGGAATTCGACGCACAATGTCGATGTCCGCCAGCCGCCGGGAAGCGACAACGCGCTCGGCGAACTGAAGATTCTCTTCCCGAATGCCCATTCGATCTATATGCACGACACACCGTCGAAGAGCTTCTTCAAGCGTGACATGCGGGCGCTGAGCCACGGCTGCGTGCGTCTTTCCGAGCCGCGTCGCATGGCAGCGGCGGTAATGGGAACGACCGTCGACGATATCGGCGCGCAGATCGCCGCCGGCCAGAACCGTGCCGTCCAGGTGCCGCAGAAGATCCCGGTCTATGTCTCCTATTTCACGGCATGGCCGAACAAGGACGGGATCATCGAGTATTTCGATGACGTCTACGGGCGTGACGACTACACCCGCAAGGCCTTCGCTGTTACGAGCGAAGCCCGCTCGGCCCGCAGCTGATCGCGCTCCGCGGGGAGGTCATCTCCCCGCGAGCATCTCCTCCAGGAGGGCGGGCGTCAGTTCGTCGAAATGGTTGATGAGGCGGTCCGCACCGAGCTCCTCGACCGGCGTGTCCGAGTAGCCGAATGGCACGACGATCGACGGAATGCCGGCGTTCTTCGCAGCGAGCACATCGTTGATGCTGTCTCCGACCATGATGGCGCGCCGTGGGTCGCCGCCTGCCTTTTCGATCGTGCCGGTGAGATGGCCTGCCTCCGGCTTGCGGACGGCGAAGGTGTCACCGCCGGCGATGACCGCGAAACGGTCGGCAAGACCAAGCTTCTCGATCAGCGGAATTGCCAGTTCCTCGATCTTGTTGGTGCAGACGGCCAGGCCGTAGCCGGCCTCGGCAAGTCTCGCAAGCGCCTCGGCAAGCCCGGGAAAGGGCCGGCTCTCGCCTGGCATTTCCGACTTGTAATGAACGATGAAGCGGTCGAGCAGCGGTCCGAGTTCCTCCTGGGTCAGCGGCACGCCGCGGAGCCGGAAGGCTCGCTCGATCATCGCACGTGCGCCGTGCCCGACGAGGTGTGTCAGGTCCTCGTAGCCGACCGGGTCGAGCCCGGCCGCGGCGATGGTGTGATTGAGGCTGCTGATCAGGTCCGGTGCCGTGTCTACCAAGGTGCCGTCGAGATCGAAGACGATGATGGGGGCGGTCAATCCGGGTCTCCGCTGGTACGAGGGTGCTCCTCAAAGCCGGTTATGGCATGGGCAGGCGAATTGCAACCGTGATGCGGCATGCTGGGGGCTTTCGTTTGTTCCATGAGCCGTGTAAACAGCTTCACGACGAAACAGACTGGAGCTGAAGGCGTATGGACGCCCGCGAAATGAAGATCAAAGCCGCCGCGGCGGCACTGGAACACGTCCGCGACGGGATGCGTCTCGGCATCGGAACCGGTTCCACCGCGGAAGAGTTCGTCCGTCTTCTCGCGGAAAAGGTCTCCGCAGGCCTGCGGGTCGAAGGGGTTCCGACCTCGGAGCGCACCGCACGGCTCTGTGTCGAACTCGGCGTGCCGCTCAAATCGCTCGACGAGCTTCCCGAACTCGACCTGACCATCGACGGTGCCGACGAAGTGGACGGACGGCTGCGGCTCATCAAGGGCGGCGGCGGTGCGCTTCTCAGGGAAAAGATCGTCGCTGCGGCCTCGCAGCGCATGATCGTCATTGCCGACGAGAGCAAGGTCGTGGATACGCTTGGCCACTTCCCGCTGCCCATCGAGATCAATCCTTTCGGTCAGGCCGCCACCCTCATCGCCATCGAAAAGACCGCCTCCAGGCTCGGCCTTTCCGGCGAACTGAAGATGCGCGCTTCCGGCGATGGACTTTTCAAAACGGACGGCGGACACTTCATCGTCGACGCATCTTTTGGCCGCATTCCTGATGCAGAGGCCTTGGCGAGAGAATTGAATTCCATTCCCGGCGTCGTCGAACACGGGTTGTTCATCAATCTGGCAACGCTCGCCATCATCGCTGGCCCGGCCGGTGCGCGTGTGCTTGAGGCATAATACTAGACAGGAGCATTGAATTTCATGATCAAGTATTCCGGTTTCGGCCGTCTTGCGTCTGCCGCCATCGTTCTCGGAGGGCTTATGCTCGGCGCCTCCGCCAAGGCGCAGGATATTTCTCCGGAGCACCTGCAGGCTGCGCGGACCGCAATCACCGTCCTCGGCGTCACCGACCGCTTCGACAACATCCTGCCGGCTGTCGCTGATCGCCTCAAGACACAGCTGATCCAGGCCTATCCGAACCTGCAGGACCAGATTTACGGCGAGGTCGACAAGCAGGCGCTTTCGCTTGCCGCCCGGCGTGGTGACCTGGAGAAGGAAGCCGCCATGGTGTACGCCAAGGCCTTCACCGCTGACGAGCTCAAGGTGATTTCCGATTTCTACAGCAGCGATGCCGGCAAGAAGCTCCTGAAGGATGGCCCGATCGCTACCCGCGAACTGATGAAGGCTGCCGACATCTGGACCGCCGGCGTTGCGCGCGACCTGGAGAAGCAGACCAATGACGCCCTTCTGAGCGTTGTCGGCACGCAGGCTCCCGCGGCCGATCCGGCCGCTGCGCCGAAGCAGTAACGCGATCACGAATTCGTTTTTGCGAAGCCCGGAAGTTCTTCCGGGCTTTTCTTTTGGCCGGTGGCCGCCCTATATCGGGAGCGGGCTCACCGGTCCCTTGTTGTTTTCCAGGAGTTTCTGATGGCGGATTTCGATTATGACCTGTTCGTGATCGGCGGCGGCTCCGGCGGCGTGCGCAGTGCACGGCTGGCGGCCTCGCTCGGCAAGCGCGTGGCGATTGCGGAGGAATACCGTTTCGGCGGCACCTGCGTTATCCGCGGCTGCGTACCGAAGAAGCTGCTCGTCTATGCTTCACAGTTTCACGAGCACTTCGAGGATGCCGTCGGTTACGGCTGGTCCGTCGGCGAAAGCAGCTTCGACTGGAAGAAGCTGATCGCCGCGAAAGACAAGGAGATTGCCCGTCTCGAAGGCCTCTATCGCAAGGGACTGGAGAATGCAGGGGCGGAGATCCTCGAGACACGCGCCGAATTGGCAGGCCCGAACAGCGTCCGGCTGGTGCAGAGCGGCCGGGTCGTCACCGCAGAGCGGATCGTCATCGCCGTCGGCGGCGCGCCCAATCCGCATGCCTCGCTGCCGGGACACGAACTCTGCATATCCTCCAACGAGGCTTTCCATCTCGAGGAACTGCCGCGCTCCATCGTGATTGCCGGCGGCGGCTACATCGCGGTGGAGTTCGCCAACATCTTTCACGGCCTCGGCGTCGACACCACGCTCATCTACCGTGGCATGGAGATCCTGTCGCGCTTCGACCAAGACATGCGACGCGGCCTCCACGAGGCGATGGAAGCGAAGGGTATCCGCATTCTCTGCCACGACGTGATCGAAAAGGTGGAGAAGACACCCGCGGACGGCCTCCGTGTAACGACGAAGAACAACGATGTCCTTGCCGCCGACCAGGTGATGCTGGCGCTCGGCCGCGATCCGAACACCAGTGGGCTCGGCCTCGAGGCGGCAGGCGTCGTCACCAACGAGCGCGGTGCCATCGTCGTCGATGACTATTCGCGCACAAACGTGCCGGGCATCTTCGCCTTCGGCGACGTGACCGACCGGGTGCAGCTCACGCCGGTGGCGATCCACGAGGCGATGTGCTTCATCGAAACCGAATACAAGAACAATCCGACCCGCCCGGACCACCACCTCATCGCCACCGCGGTCTTCTCGCAGCCGGAGATTGGCACCGTCGGTCTCTCCGAAGAGGCGGCCGCCAAGCGCTATCCGGAAATCGAAGTCTATCGGGCGCAGTTCCGGCCGATGAAGGCGACACTCTCGGGACGTAATGA
It includes:
- a CDS encoding L,D-transpeptidase family protein; the protein is MTRYKTIALTAVFAAFTAMSTAPRPAAAITLLEMLRGGPGADNRQRGNDTFFGRRLPGVSDPTADPEPLPKVSGPRYYTYKPEATRPVTIAAPAMAAAQPEVAGSDAATTASIAPVDPQAEQRRLLSETKLRAPDDIATAVEAYYNAGRPMIWVTENGISERARSALAAFAEADLVGLVPEDYLVAAPADAAADADPLARQRELMAFELSMSIKALTYVSDTMRGRIDANKLSGYHDIKRKTVNFKPLLNMMRLSPDVGAYLKSRMPANSQFQALQAELVRLKAAQNDPAQAISIAPGTLLKPGVTNPELANVVAAIKLRASEALKTEHAATLAAYTGTPEYTPELVALVEGFQKESGLHPDGIVGKATIRTLMGDSNAAKIEKLVVAMEELRWLPADLGSRYVFINQPAFMAYFVTEGHPELSMRVVVGSKANQTYFFNDQIETVEFNPYWGVPKSIIINEMLPKLRRDPSYLDRLGYEVSYGGRKVSSSAVDWNSTHNVDVRQPPGSDNALGELKILFPNAHSIYMHDTPSKSFFKRDMRALSHGCVRLSEPRRMAAAVMGTTVDDIGAQIAAGQNRAVQVPQKIPVYVSYFTAWPNKDGIIEYFDDVYGRDDYTRKAFAVTSEARSARS
- a CDS encoding HAD family hydrolase, which gives rise to MTAPIIVFDLDGTLVDTAPDLISSLNHTIAAAGLDPVGYEDLTHLVGHGARAMIERAFRLRGVPLTQEELGPLLDRFIVHYKSEMPGESRPFPGLAEALARLAEAGYGLAVCTNKIEELAIPLIEKLGLADRFAVIAGGDTFAVRKPEAGHLTGTIEKAGGDPRRAIMVGDSINDVLAAKNAGIPSIVVPFGYSDTPVEELGADRLINHFDELTPALLEEMLAGR
- the rpiA gene encoding ribose-5-phosphate isomerase RpiA, with the protein product MDAREMKIKAAAAALEHVRDGMRLGIGTGSTAEEFVRLLAEKVSAGLRVEGVPTSERTARLCVELGVPLKSLDELPELDLTIDGADEVDGRLRLIKGGGGALLREKIVAAASQRMIVIADESKVVDTLGHFPLPIEINPFGQAATLIAIEKTASRLGLSGELKMRASGDGLFKTDGGHFIVDASFGRIPDAEALARELNSIPGVVEHGLFINLATLAIIAGPAGARVLEA
- a CDS encoding DUF2059 domain-containing protein codes for the protein MIKYSGFGRLASAAIVLGGLMLGASAKAQDISPEHLQAARTAITVLGVTDRFDNILPAVADRLKTQLIQAYPNLQDQIYGEVDKQALSLAARRGDLEKEAAMVYAKAFTADELKVISDFYSSDAGKKLLKDGPIATRELMKAADIWTAGVARDLEKQTNDALLSVVGTQAPAADPAAAPKQ
- the gor gene encoding glutathione-disulfide reductase, producing the protein MADFDYDLFVIGGGSGGVRSARLAASLGKRVAIAEEYRFGGTCVIRGCVPKKLLVYASQFHEHFEDAVGYGWSVGESSFDWKKLIAAKDKEIARLEGLYRKGLENAGAEILETRAELAGPNSVRLVQSGRVVTAERIVIAVGGAPNPHASLPGHELCISSNEAFHLEELPRSIVIAGGGYIAVEFANIFHGLGVDTTLIYRGMEILSRFDQDMRRGLHEAMEAKGIRILCHDVIEKVEKTPADGLRVTTKNNDVLAADQVMLALGRDPNTSGLGLEAAGVVTNERGAIVVDDYSRTNVPGIFAFGDVTDRVQLTPVAIHEAMCFIETEYKNNPTRPDHHLIATAVFSQPEIGTVGLSEEAAAKRYPEIEVYRAQFRPMKATLSGRNEKMIMKLIVNAADRKVVGAHVLGHDAGEMAQILGITLKAGCTKDDFDRTMAVHPTAAEELVTMYTPTYRVKNGERV